A stretch of DNA from Candidatus Thermoplasmatota archaeon:
GCCGCCCGCCTCCACGTCGCCTGCGAGGCGGCAGAAGAGGTCCGCGCGAACGTCCCCCGCGGCCCAGAGGGCGCCTCCCACGGCGACGCCCTCGCCAAGGAAGATGCGGCCGTCGGTCCGGAAACCGAACTCGGTGGATCCGCCGTCGGCGACGATGAGGTCGCCGCGCGTGACGACGGTCCGTTCCTCGAAGCGCGTGCCTTGGGGCATGATCAGCGTGCGCTTGTCGAAGGGCAACGGCACATCCCGCTTTTATCGAGCGCCGAGAATGCCCTTAGGCTTTGCCGTTTGCGCTCGGCAAGAGAAGACTTTTGGTGGTCATCTCCAAGGGGATCGGGAGGCCCAGCAGCGAGAGCACCGTGGGGCCCACGTCGCCAAGCTCCCCGTGCGGCCGCAAGCGCGCGCGGCCGTCCGAAAGCAAGATCGCCGGGACGGGGCTTTCCGTGTGCGCCGTGTGCGGGACGCCGTCGGCCGTCCGCATCTTCTCCACGTTCCCGTGATCGGCCGTGACGAGTACGTCGTAGCCCCGGGCCCGCGCCTCGGGCACAAGCTCGGCAAGGCACGCGTCGACCGCCTCGCAGGCTGCGACGGCGGGAGCGAAGTGGCCGGTGTGGCCCACCATGTCCATGTTCGCGAAGTTGAGGACGACGAGGTCCGGCGGCGTCGGCGCGGCGAGCGCCGCTCGCAGCTCGGCCGTGATCTCCCGCGCGCTCATCTCCGGGACGAGATCGTACGTGGCGACGCGCCGCGAGGGAACGAGGATCCGGCGCTCGCCGGCGAACGGCTCCTCGCGGCCGCCGTTGAAGAAGTACGTGACGTGGGCGTATTTCTCCGTCTCCGCGATCCGAAGCTGCAAGAGGCCCGCGCCGGCGACGACCTCGCCGACGACGCCGCGGGGCGCCTGCGGCGGAAACGCGACGTCCACGGCGTAGGACGCGTCGTACCGCGTCATGGTCACGATGTGCACGCGGGGCCGCGCAAGGCGCTCGAACTCCCCGAACGTCTCCTCGGCAAGCGCGCGCGTCACCTGCCGCGCCCGGTCGGGCCGGAAATTGAACAGGACGACCACGTCGCCGTCGCGCAGCGTGCCCTCTGCGTCGAGCACCGTGGGCTTGACGAACTCGTCGTCCTCCCCCCGCGCGTACGCCTCCGCCAGGGCCGCGGCGGCATCGGCGGCGGCCAGGCCGCGGCCTGCCACGAGCGCGTCGTGCGCGAGCTTGACGCGATCCCATCGCTTGTCCCTGTCCATGGCGTAGTAGCGGCCGCCCACCGTTGCGATCCGACCCGTCCCGGCACGCGCGAGGGCCTGCCGCAGGCGGTCGACGTACGTTCCCGCCGAGCGCGGAGGCGTGTCGCGGCCGTCCAGCACGGCGTGGACGTAGACGCGGGGGACGCCCGCCGCCGCGGCGGCCGACAGGAGCGCGTGGAGATGCCGTTCGTGGCTGTGGACGCCGCCGTCCGAGAGAAGGCCCAGGAGATGCAGGCGCGCGCTTTTGACCTTCGCCTTCTCGAACGCGGCGGCAAGCGCGGGCACGGCGGCAAGCGCACCGGCCGCGATCGCCTCGTCGATCCGAACGAGATCCTGGTCCACGGCCCGCCCCGAGCCCATGGCAAGATGGCCCACCTCGCTGTTGCCCATGACGCCGTCGGGAAGACCGACGGAACGACCGCTTGCCGACAGGCGCGCGACGGGCGCGGAGGCGAGCCACCCCTTGAGCGTGGGCGCTTTGGCGGCGGCAAAGGCGTCCTCCGGACCGCCGGTGCCAATCCCCCAGCCGTCGAGGATGCACAGGAGCACGCGCCGTCGCGTGCTCGGGGCGCCTTCGGGGCTCATGCGCTCACTCCCCACGCGAGGGCCACGACGGCCCCAAGCGTGATCGCCAAGATGTTGACCTCCTCCTTGTTGATGAGGCCCTTCAACTCAAAGAAGGCTCCCAAGACCGAATCGATCTGGCAGCCAAGAAACCCGATGAGGACCGGAATGGCGAGGCTTTGCCAGCCAAGCGGCAGGCCCGTTCCGAAGAAAAGGGGCTGCAAGACGCCCAGGAAGAGGAGTCCCAGGGCCGCGATGATGCCGGCGCCCGCCAGCGCCGCGGCCTGGCCCAGCGGGGAGACGCCGCCGTCCGTGCCCGGCGGGACGGGCCGCCCCGTCGTGATCATGTAGACGCGGTCGGACAGCGAGCCGATCTCGCTTGCAAGCGTGTCCGCCGCGGCCACCGCAATGGCCGTCACGAAGGCGAGGTTGGCCACCTCGGGTCCGAAGTTGGGTACGATCACGGTGGGCGCGGCCACGGCCACAAGCGTCGGGGCAAGCCCGTTGGCAAGGACGTTCCGGATGCGCCGGACGCCCTCGCGCTTCTCGGCCGTCCCGCGCTTGCGCTTCTCGTCGTACCGGTAGCGCGTCGCCACGGCCGAGACGGCAAGGAAGCTCACGATGAGCAGGAGCCAGAAGACGTTCGTCGAGAAGACGATCGCAAGGCCCAGCACGAAGGCGACGCCGGCGGCCGACAGCGAGAGCATCCTCTTGCGGTAGGCAAGCACGGCAAACCACGCGACGATGGCGACCTCGATCGCCAAGAGCGCGTGCGCGAGAAGCTCGCTCATGGCCGCGCGGGCCTACAGCTCTTCCTCGGGAGCCCGCTCCTCGGCGACGCGCTCCTCCTCGGTGAGCTCTTCCTCGGCCCGCTCGGGGGCCGGCGCGGACTGCGATACCTCGCTTCCGCCGGCGGCCACGGCGACGACTTCCTTGGGCGTCGTCTTCGTCTCCTGGGGGAAGATCTCGACCTCCTCGATGGGCCCGGCCGGCTCCTTGAGGACGTCGCACTTGCGGATGTCGACGCGCTTCACGGGCAGGATGGGCTTGGCCACCTTGTAGATCTCCATCGCAAGGTCGCCCGAGAGGATGTCGCGCACGAACTCGGAGATGCTCTTTCCGGTTCCCGCCCGGCGGATGACCTCGGTCGCGCGGTTGCGGATCTCCGTCTCCTGGGAGGCCTGCGCGCGCTTCTCGGTGATGGCCATGGGCTTCACGCGGATGAGGAAGCCGTCCTTCGTCTGCACGTCCACGACCATGTCGATCTTGCTGTGCTTGCGGCGCGTGAGGCGGCGCAGGTAGTCGCTCGTGAGCTCGTGGCCCACAAAGCGCGTCTTGGCGTCCGTGCCGTGCACGTCCACGACCTTGAAGTGGACCTTGACGTGCATCTTGCTGAAGTCGCCCGTGAGGTCCTGAAGCGTCGCCTGGACGATGCGCCCCGCGAGCTTCTCGGGCTCGTCGGCGATGGCCTCGCCGACTGGCGTCTCGTTGAAGAGCTTGGGTGCCAGCAGCCGATACCACTGCTTGGCCTTCCACTTGTCCTTGACCTTCTTCTGAACCGTGCGCGAGGCTTGCGCGGCCTTTGCCATGTGAATCATCCCTTTGGGGCCGGGGTCCGCGGTTCACCCGTTGCACGGGCCGCCGTTGCGGCGGGAACCTCGCCCGACGGGGGCGACGAAGCCGTTTCCCGTATTAAAGCCTGACGGCCTCCTCCAATCGGCCGGTCAAGTACATATTCGGCGACCGTGGTACGGGCGCATCCATGCTCGACATCCGCCTCATCCGGGAGAAGCCGGAGACGGTCCGCGACAACCTCGCCCGGCGGCAGGACGCCGAGGTCCTCGCGCGCTTCGAGGAGATCCGAACCGTGGACCGGCAGTGGCGGGAGGCGACGTCCAAGGTGGAGCGCGTGCGGGCCGACCGCAACAAGCTGGCAGCCGAGA
This window harbors:
- the gpmI gene encoding 2,3-bisphosphoglycerate-independent phosphoglycerate mutase, with translation MSPEGAPSTRRRVLLCILDGWGIGTGGPEDAFAAAKAPTLKGWLASAPVARLSASGRSVGLPDGVMGNSEVGHLAMGSGRAVDQDLVRIDEAIAAGALAAVPALAAAFEKAKVKSARLHLLGLLSDGGVHSHERHLHALLSAAAAAGVPRVYVHAVLDGRDTPPRSAGTYVDRLRQALARAGTGRIATVGGRYYAMDRDKRWDRVKLAHDALVAGRGLAAADAAAALAEAYARGEDDEFVKPTVLDAEGTLRDGDVVVLFNFRPDRARQVTRALAEETFGEFERLARPRVHIVTMTRYDASYAVDVAFPPQAPRGVVGEVVAGAGLLQLRIAETEKYAHVTYFFNGGREEPFAGERRILVPSRRVATYDLVPEMSAREITAELRAALAAPTPPDLVVLNFANMDMVGHTGHFAPAVAACEAVDACLAELVPEARARGYDVLVTADHGNVEKMRTADGVPHTAHTESPVPAILLSDGRARLRPHGELGDVGPTVLSLLGLPIPLEMTTKSLLLPSANGKA
- a CDS encoding 30S ribosomal protein S3ae; the protein is MAKAAQASRTVQKKVKDKWKAKQWYRLLAPKLFNETPVGEAIADEPEKLAGRIVQATLQDLTGDFSKMHVKVHFKVVDVHGTDAKTRFVGHELTSDYLRRLTRRKHSKIDMVVDVQTKDGFLIRVKPMAITEKRAQASQETEIRNRATEVIRRAGTGKSISEFVRDILSGDLAMEIYKVAKPILPVKRVDIRKCDVLKEPAGPIEEVEIFPQETKTTPKEVVAVAAGGSEVSQSAPAPERAEEELTEEERVAEERAPEEEL
- a CDS encoding DUF92 domain-containing protein, giving the protein MSELLAHALLAIEVAIVAWFAVLAYRKRMLSLSAAGVAFVLGLAIVFSTNVFWLLLIVSFLAVSAVATRYRYDEKRKRGTAEKREGVRRIRNVLANGLAPTLVAVAAPTVIVPNFGPEVANLAFVTAIAVAAADTLASEIGSLSDRVYMITTGRPVPPGTDGGVSPLGQAAALAGAGIIAALGLLFLGVLQPLFFGTGLPLGWQSLAIPVLIGFLGCQIDSVLGAFFELKGLINKEEVNILAITLGAVVALAWGVSA